Proteins encoded in a region of the Panthera uncia isolate 11264 chromosome B2 unlocalized genomic scaffold, Puncia_PCG_1.0 HiC_scaffold_24, whole genome shotgun sequence genome:
- the CALHM6 gene encoding calcium homeostasis modulator protein 6: MDKFQAVLNLHLQHPRALGYGLVTLLTAGGERLFSVAVFQCPCSAAWNLPYGLVFLLVPALALFLLGYVLSARTWRLLTGCCARGARPGGCGPRLRAALVCVQLSATAAVAPLTWVAVALLGGAFYECAASGSAPLARLLCRGRDAACEAQLPLAPCHQARAPDAQDLLKELKAQSQVLGWILIAVVIIFLLIFTSIIRCLSPVSFLQLKFWKIYLEQEQQILKSQATEHATELAKQNVKCFFECSHPKEYNTPSIRDWQQISSLYTFNPKEQYYSMLHKYVHRTEKSESIKSKEGDTVIPILGFVDTPGMHTTADL, encoded by the exons ATGGATAAGTTTCAGGCGGTGCTAAACTTGCACCTGCAGCATCCCCGCGCGCTGGGCTACGGCCTGGTGACGCTCCTGACGGCGGGCGGGGAGCGCCTGTTCTCCGTCGCGGTGTTCCAGTGCCCCTGCAGCGCCGCCTGGAACCTGCCGTACGGCCTGGTCTTCCTGCTGGTGCCCGCGCTGGCGCTCTTCCTGCTGGGCTACGTGCTGAGCGCGCGCACCTGGCGCCTGCTGACCGGCTGCTGCGCGCGCGGCGCCCGCCCCGGGGGCTGCGGGCCGCGGCTGCGGGCCGCCCTGGTGTGCGTGCAGCTCAGCGCCACCGCCGCCGTCGCGCCGCTCACCTGGGTGGCCGTGGCGCTGCTCGGGGGCGCCTTCTACGAGTGCGCGGCCAGCGGGAGCGCCCCACTGGCGCGGCTGCTGTGCCGGGGCCGCGACGCCGCCTGCGAGGCCCAGCTGCCGCTGGCGCCCTGCCACCAGGCCCGGGCGCCCGACGCGCAGGACCTCCTGAAGGAGCTCAAGGCCCAGTCTCAG GTGCTGGGCTGGATCCTAATCGCAGTTGTTATcatcttccttttgatttttacaTCTATCATCCGATGCCTATCTCCAGTTAGTTTTCTGCAGctgaaattttggaaaatctaTTTGGAACAGGAGCAGCAGATCCTTAAGAGTCAAGCCACAGAGCATGCGACAGAATTGGCCAAACAGAATGTTAAATGTTTCTTTGAGTGCTCACATCCGAAGGAGTACAATACCCCAAGCATTAGAGACTGGCAGCAAATTTCATCACTATATACTTTCAATCCAAAGGAGCAGTACTATAGCATGTTGCACAAGTATGTTCATAGAACAGAGAAGAGTGAGAGCATCAAATctaaagaaggagatacagtGATTCCCATTCTTGGCTTTGTGGATACACCTGGAATGCACACTACTGCTGACTTATGA